The Phyllopteryx taeniolatus isolate TA_2022b chromosome 4, UOR_Ptae_1.2, whole genome shotgun sequence genome includes the window tacatatatatacatatatatatatatacatatatatatatacatatatatatacatatatatatacatatatatatacatatatatatacatatatatatatacatatatatacatatatatatatatatatatatatatatacatatatatatacatatatatatatatacatatatatatatatatacatatatatatatatacatatatatatatatatacatatatatatatatatacatatatacacatatatatatatatatacatatatacacatatatatatatatatatatacatacacatatatatatatatatatatacatacacatatatatatatatatatacatatacatatatatatatatatacatatatatatacatatatatatatatatatatatacatatacatatatatatacatatatatacatatatatatatatatatatatacatatacatatacatatatatatatacacatatacatatatatatatacacacatatacatatatatatatacacatatatatatatatatatatatatgtgtgtatatatatatatatgtgtatatatatatatatatatatatatatatatatacacacacattatacacatatatatacatatatatacacacatatatatatatatacacacatatatatatatacacacatatatacatatatatatatatatatatatatacacatatatatatacacacatatatatatatacatatatatatatatacacacacatatatacatatatatatacatatatatatatacacacacatatatacacatacatatatatacatacatatatatatatatatatatatacatatatacatatacacatatatatacatatatatatatatatatatatacacatatatatatatatatatatacacatatatatatatatacatacatatatatatatatacacacacatatatatatacatatacatatatatatatatatacacacacatatatatatatacatatatatatatatatatatacacacacatatatatatatatatatatacacacacatatatatatatatatatatacacacacatatatatatatatatacatatatatatatatacacacacacatatatatatatatatatatatatatatatatacacacacatatatatatatatatatatatatatatatatacacacacatatatatatatatatatatatatatacacacacatatatatatatatatatacacacaaacatatatatatatatatacacacaaacatatatatatatacacatatatatacatatatatatatatacacacatatatacatatatatatatatacacacatatatacacatatatatatatatatatatatacatatatacacatatatacatatatatatacacatatatacatatatatatacacatatatatacatatatatatatacatatatatatataatatacgtatatatatatatatatatatatatataatatacgtatatatatatatatatatataatatacgtatatatatatatatatatatatatacacaatatatatatatataatatgtatatatttatatatatatatatatatatataatatatatacacacacacacatacatatatatacacacacacacatacatatatatacacacacacacagcactactggcaaaatattctgtggacagatacaaccaaagttgaattgtttttgagcaacacacaacaccatgatgagtggaggaaaaatggcacagcacacaTGGCGGAGGAAGCATGCTGGTATGGGAGATATTTACTACCTCTGTGCCTGGACAGCTTACGATTATCAAAGCAACAATGGATTTACAAGTTAAGGTATTTTGCtgaagaacttgaggccatctgtctAACAGCTGAAACTTGGAGGATAGGTGTCTCAACAGGACACTGATTCAAAACACAGAAAAGCAAATGAACAACAGAATGGattcagaagaaaaaataagTCCTGACCTCACTctaattgaaatgctgtggcatgaccttgaGAGCTagtcacaccagacatcccagaaatcttgctgaactgcaacacttttgtaaagaggaatggtccaaaattcatcctgatcgttatgcacgtctgatctgcaactacaggaaacgtttggttgaggttttTGTTGCCAAAAAAGGATCAACCAgatattaaatccaagggtcaCTTAGTTTTTCattcctgtcctgtgaatgtttacatgttaagctctataaaaatatgaaaacatgattatttgtgtggtattagtttaagaagACTGTTTAGTCTTGTGATTTACATGACGATCAGACAGagattttatgaccaatttatgtagaaatttaagaaattccaaagggttcacatcatttttcctcccactgtatccTGATTGTGGGATGCTGTGTTGCTACATGGACGTAATTGATATAATTCTCTTTGCTGTGTTatgtgtaaaaggcaaaggcAGGTCAATGTTTCTTCAGTCAAATGCGGTAACATACCGCCTCCCTCCTGCGCCTCTCCTGCTCGCGACGGCGCGCCATCTCCCTCTGTTGGTCGAGGGCATTTTGCGCTGCCGAGGAAGTCGGTGACGGGGCTGGAGGCGGGACGGCCGGGGGCTGCGGAGAGTGAGTGGGCGGGGTCGAAGCGGGAGGCGTGGGCGCGAGGGGCGACGGCTGCTGTTGCTCTTGGCGTCGGCGGGTGTCTTCCTGCGCCCGGCGAGCGTGCTCCACAGTGTCGTCATCGTCGCGGCTGCGGGACAACAAGACTTGCGCTAGAAAGAGGAGTGGCTGCGACAAACGTGCGCAAAGTATGCCCTGTGGGCCACATTCCGTTCGCTCCAttatgtaatatttgttgcattaatttccctattttttcttaacattttttacataaaatttatttatttacatttttttcatttaaccaaataataattgattttttttctaaataactataaataactatatattagtaaaatatttAAGTTTATCAAATAGTAGGTTATTTAATTGTAATCAAACTATTGTTCAGCTACCTATGCCAGCGACatgtagtgacaggcagaaaaatTAGGATGCTCTTCCACTCAgtagcagaaggtacaattaagcTGTGTATCCACCCGCtgacattcatacaacagaataatagcttcaACTAAACAAGTCTGTACGTACAGCTGACAACGCAATACGACAATACAATTTTTAattgacaaaaacaacccaTTCATAAATACATCCATAATCATTTATACACTGAAGTTTATTATCGGGATATATACACTGGTGTACTGAAACCAGTAAGTACCAGTGTATTTTAATATCAATAATAGCACggtaccattttttttgtaccggtaaaaaaaaaaaaaataataataataattttgtggtttttatgagctggaagtacaaaattatgtaaaaagtaaatacttgaaattgtttacatttgggccctgaatctataatttatgaaagtttatttatttccataattccattcaaaaagttaaactttttcaagatattccaatttttgggaaagggtctgtatataccATTATAGACCTACCGCAGCTTCTCCTGCTCCTTCCTGGCCAGCTGCGCTTGAGCCTTCAGCTGCCTCTCCCGCTCCTCCTTCTCTCTGGCTGCCCGTCGAAACTGCTCGAAGCTGTCACTGGATGAGCGGACAGCTGACGCTGGCGTGGACTGAGACCTCTGGGCCAAACTGGCCCAGGAGCCCATGTTCTTCAACTTCACATCCTGGGATAGAGGAAAAAGAGAATATTTAGTTAGTCTGAGTGAGTCATAGTAGTGTTTCAAAAATGGTGTGCTCAcagtgatgggttaaatgccaAGGTCATGCACTTAAATCAGTGTTTTTTATAAGTGTGATacacgggctccctctagtggtatgcaaaagaatcacaaaATTAAATGTTGAAACTGCATAATACTAGTGCTAGTGgcttaaacatttgttttaattcagtacAACATacttgttaagtacagttcagttgtatttaacttgtatgtatatatgtatttaatctttcagtaccgtttgttttcaaacatttattcagttacaatttttatttacttttttgtgcaatacattttaaatgaaccaTCTtccaagtaacattttaaactaTCCAATATTTAAACATactgttaatgtttaaactgtgcataatgttccaGTAATACactttttaagaatttttgagTTTCACTTTAGCCAACTATGCGAATATATTTTAATGGACATTTTGGTTTAttgaagatttatttatttatttatttggtttatttatttaggtttattgaagactaaattgtcattaaaatactttgattaatgtatttttttttagatgttacttggtgtaaaaagtatGAGAAACACAGacttaaatgataaaaaaaaaagtgcattcaaCATGCTCTCAAACACACCGGTGCCCTCTTGGGCGCCGTGGGCGTTTTGGGCTCTTGCTTGACTTTGGTGTCCTGCTGAGGGCATTGCACCAGGGAGTCGGGGAGGCGGGAACTGGGACGAGCACCATCCGATGACTTCACATCTAATCCTGAgggaagcaaaaaataaaaaataaaaaaaaataaaaaataaaaaaaaaataaagcacaaaaAAGTTGTGGTTATCTTTAAATCAAACAAGGAGATTATTGTgagcaaaaaaatgcatgcaattTATCAGATTGCCTCAAAAACCGAAGCCTTGCTTCTATTCTTCTAtctaatttatttctttaagaATAAGATACCGTAGTAATCACAAGCACATACTTCGCTCTCCAGCTATCGGCGTATATTCTCTCAAGTTAAAAACTATGATATGTAGTGCACCTTCAGATAAATAATTTGCACTATATTAATAATGCCACGAGCTTTGATTTTAACTAACCGTGTTTACTCAGACTTATTTagcaaaatatttgatcaagCGATTGACTGGGGAGTCAGATGATGGGTTCCAGCTTTCTATCGACCTACTAATTCTACATTGAGTGATTTATGCAACacgaatattaaatattttctaGATAAATTGTAATATACctcaagaaatattttaaaactaatTTATATTAAGTCACTGTTGGTATAGTGGTTCACTCGCCAGACTTCTGTGCAGGCAGGGTGGGTTGGTTGAGTTACCACTCAGTGACGTGTCacgtagtcagctgggataggctccagctcacccgcgaccctgaacaggataaatggtatagaaaatgcataGATGGATCCACTCATAATAATAGGTTGGCACTGTGCGATTGCAGTTCGCTTGTCTGCCTGACAGTCAAGAAGTGCGGGGTTCGAAACTTGGctcgggccttcctgtgtggagcttgcaagttctccttgtgcttgctATGGTTATCTGGAGGTACTcagggttcctcccacattcgaaaaacatgcatgttaggtttattgaagactaaattgtccttaagtgtaaatgtgagtctgaatggctgtttgtctatatgtgccctgccattggctggcaaccagttcaggctgtacttGTTAGCCCTATTAACTATGGTGTTAACTATATTTCTCCCACCTCCAGTGAGGCGGCACGTTCTCTTTTAAAATGCACAGTAAACTCCATCTTTACAGAAAGACATCTACCACGTAAACTCCACCttttatttatagaaataaatttggaggcattttttttttttttaaatgtttacacacACTTATTAATTAGAAAGGGGGACACCATTTGAGGAactatggtgtttttttttacattacaactTAACATTGAACAGTCAAAGGCTGCACTTACTGTGTTTGctgtcatgtttttgtgtgtcgaGGCGTATGGCAGGGCTGAACGGAGAAGGGGTCAGCACTGGCGAGTGGGAGGGTTTCTCCACTTTTACTAAGTTCGACCTCTGATCCTaaacaaatattgaaatgtGTGTCCAATTATACAAGACCAAAATATCTGCACATACTCAGCATAGTCCTACGCTTAGTAGTAAATAGTCTTCATAGCCAGTGAACCAATGactgacttttttcttgatCTGTGAGGGAGACTGTTGTCCTGTGGTCTGGAACTGAGGCATCAGGGGGCAGTGCATCATGAGGGGAGAGGGACTGTCACGCAGGCAGCCTGGAAGAGCAGcagctttttaaaatgctttgccAAGGCACTCAAACGAACAAAATTCTGttgcattaaaatacagtggaaataaagtctacacacactTGTTgaaatgctaggtttttgtgataaatcatttcaatatttatttttgaaaaagttttTGGTGCTGTGATGCAAAAAAATTCTAATGGAAAATAGGTCCATTTGCTCAAttaagtttgggaaacactagTATAAagattaaagtggggaaactgcaaaaatataagaatttgagaagagcgccaataccttttcacagcactatTTATTCAGATAGCCCTTGGcaaattagaatttcttgggtacatttttttttttttaattatccatcatttattcttatttaaagattcattttcttctcaaCGTATTGTTTgctgaaaagtagtgcaataaagaAGATTTTTCCTTAacgaggaataatcgtgataacaatattgatcaaaataatcctGACTATTATTTTGGCCGTAATCATGGAGCCcaaacacaatgtgtaattctcttaagttcagttttacagtaaactggaAATTGCAATAAAAAGCTTCAAGCAAGCACACCACCTCTTTTTGATGAACTATTcgctatttgccaaactgcacaGGGCATCCTCAGGGAGTACAGAATAGACATCGTTAGTAATAACTCATACGTCAAATTTTGTTTCCCAACACAAACTTGACGAACGGTGGCACGTAActcttaagattttttttttttgtgggggcggggggaggggcGGTCCGTGCGCTCAGTCCGTAATCCCCACGGATACCACGGGTTTACTTTAGTGTGTGACAATTTGACTTAGAAGTGAAGGTAAATTCAGAGCTGCAGGTGTTTATATTTGGATGTGTTACCAGTAGATAATGGCTCGGCCTTGATGCGTGGTgagggctgctgctgctgctgctgttgttgctgctgctgatgttGCTGCTGATGCTGCTGTAGCTGCTGTAGCTTCTGTTGCAGACTCGCCCCCTTCTGTTGCTGCACTGCCGTGGCAAGAGCTTGCGGGTAGGACTGCTGTGTGTGGGCGTGGGCCGAGCTGTGGCGATGCATCGCCGCGGGGGCGGGCGTCATCGCAGCTTGCATTGAGGGTACCAGCTGAGCGGCGCCTTGCGTGGGCAAGTGGAGCGAATGAACCTGCCCGGACAGCCGCGGTTGGAGCGACTGCAGGAAGCTTTGCACCTGGCTGAGCGGTGGCGTTTCTATGTTGACGGGCGTCggctcgtcgtcgtcctccagCAGGGCCTGGGGTGGCTGAGCTGAGAGGGTGCCCAAAATTCCATGCGATGGTGGCGAAGGTACGCGGGGGCGTGGAGCAGGCTGGGGTAGCGGGAGAGGAAGCGAGCTCTGGAGCTGAGGAGGGGGCGTGGGTAGAGATAGGAGCGAGGAAGGAGGCGGCTGAGAGTTCTTGGGAGGAAGTGGTGCTGCATGGCTGCTAGGGCGTGATGGCTGCTGGGGAAGTGCGCTATGGATGGctggaaataaagaaaaaggagCACCTATtaagacattcattcatttgttaaaACATTGACTCGActgccacaacattatgaccaaaTTGCAAAAtcgaatgagatccaatacaagaactgTATCAAAAATGTACTCTTAAGAAAGATAATAGTATAGTTTTGATAAGAATGAGACACCATAAGAAACATTATGATTTAACCTCTAATtttgttcattattgtggttgacATTTGCAAGTGGCGCATAACTGTACTGCAATGCATTGCAAGTGGCGCATAACTGTACTGCAATGTACTGGCAGCTGTTTGagccaaaatattggaaacTGCTACATAAATGAGTACATCCCAACAAATGTGTTAGAAAACCTAGAGTTTCCTTTCAAAATCAATAGTTTAAATGGCACACTACAAAATATACTATCACAAATGTGGGCGCTTGATTGCTAATGAGAATAGTcaatttgcacacaaaatgacatttttctcgCCAATTCATATAACACTAGCTGaccgattttttttcctcatcatgtgtgggggctctcacattttaaaaaaatggttaagATGTTCAAAATAGTTACAGACTATCCCGCCCCTAGTTTCAAAATGGTACTGACCTGGCCCAGGAATGATGGGATGTTGGTTCAGGAAGGGGTGTGTATCAGAGGGTGTGGGGCCAACAGGCGCGTTGACATTGAGCAGACCAGAGGTGAGCGGGGGACAAGCAGCAGTGATGACTGGGCCAGACTCAGTGTTGGGCTGGGTTATGTGAGGGTTCATAAAATGGGCCAACGGGTCAAATCCGGCGCTCAAAAGCTGGGAGGATTCCAGGGCAGGGACAGGAACGGGAACGGAGAGTGGGACCGACACGGGAACAGTAGGTGGAGCGATGAACGGGGGTTTGGTTTGGACCACTTGAGGATGCGGCACGACAGGGCCGGCAACGCTGGTGACGGGCTGCTGCTGCGTCCTCTTGGTGTCCTTGTTGGACAGAGTCTTCTGCTGCTTGGGAACCAGCCCTGCTAAACAGATATAGTCAATTAGAAGcgtttcaataaaataaaaagttgggtGTATATATTTTGGTACCATTGTCAGAGTCTTCACTATCAGAGGAGTCACTGCTACCCGAGGATGAAGATCCCGTCTTCAACTTTGTGACGTTTGTCATTTCCAGGGGCTTTTCTACAGCAAAACACACAGTGGATTTGCAAACAGGTGACTATATTGCTTCTTTAGTAACCCAGCGCTCATTTCTTAGAAAACAACGTATCTTAAACAAGCATTACACCCTCAGGAAGGCACGTTTCGTAATTCTATCGCAGATGGCTTAACGCACGGTCATTTTCTGCTGCTATTGTGAGACAGCCAACACAACTACAGAATGAATATCTGCGAGACAAAAATGGTGATCTGACCCCCCCACAAAAGTCATCCATCCTCCATACAGTAAAGCTGCACTTTTTAGAGTGACCTTTTACTGTAGGTACCCTAAGGCACACCTATGCCataataatactaaataatcatgctgtctaatcagcatcttgatatgccacacctgtgacatggatggattttctcGGCGAAGGAAAGGCGCTCACGCAGATTTATACAGATTTGTCAACAATATTTTGAGAGAACGAGGAACGATTAGATAACtgctaggcctgtcacgataaaaataattttaagacGATATATCCCGGGAcccttgaggataagcggttcagaaaatggatggatggatattgttccAGAAACTATCATGATAAACGATATTGTTTTAAGGAatatgaaatcatgaaaaataaggcccgcctttatttttttttattttattgcttttaaatcagtattgttattattacgaTTATGTTTGTTATTAcaatttcttttcttgtttctctattgAACTCGTAACTAATGACGGTTATCTATAAGCCAgcaatagaaaacaaaaaaatgcattctttTAAAAGGTCACACGAACACTTTAAAACATACACAATATTAttggttgtttaaaaaatatgtttttatttttttactttaatttctcttttatttcattatgtATAAGTCATTATGCACATGGGAAAAAATATTCGAACAGTCCCACCCGTGCCTCAATTAGGAaagattattataattttttttttaaatctacctgatgactttttctttctcttcagGCAGCTGGAGACATATTTCTCCAGCTCGCGGAGCGTGGAGGGCTTCAGCGTCTCAAAGTCGATCTCGATCTCATCCGGGTTGGAGTTTTTCATGGAGGGCTCACGGGTCTGGATTATGTGCACGACACGGCCCAACTTGTCGCCGGGCAGCTTGTTGATGTCGAGGCTCAGCTGGCGCTTCTCTTCGTATGACATTGGCTTGCCTCCGACAGCTGCCGCGCTCCCAAACAAGTCTGCTGAAGAGAAGAACCAGGTTTACACTGGGCCACTGGTAATGAAAATATACACAGTGGACATGGTGTCCACAAAGtctttataatttaaaaaaaatgttcagcgATACTTCGACTTACAAGTGCCTCAACTAACGGGTTTTTCGAAACAATAGCAGATTGTTTGCATAGTGAAAAAAATTGAGCAATTGAGGTGGAACCTCGGCCACGATATTTTAAAGGCGGAACAGAGATGCACAACACTGTGTGTGACATCTGTGTGGCTTTTTTACACTTCACAAAACAGTTTagttatttacatttctttttttttaattatgtttttctatttacattttaaattacgGTGCAATCTTCTTGATTAAAAGTATGTTACaaatttctttgtgtgttttgggggggctgcaacggattaatggcaatCCCCTTCAACGGGGAGACctgatttgagataagagttgaGTTGCAAGTGTTGTCatagaacgaattaaactcgttaCAGATATGTTACATATACTCAGTAGTAGAAATGTAACAATTAGTCATTTATCAAATTAATCTATTTTTACAATAAGactaatttgataatcaattaattgtttaaaggcattgTTTAAATTAAAACTCTCCAAATTATCAGAATTTAAGCTTCTCAATAGTAAGTATTCTCAGATATCTTTAGTCCTTTAGTAGTTTTGTCTAATCAAAAACGTAGTTttgctgcttttactttggaaaatgaTCGATTTTTagccattttctgacattttacaggccaaaccagtaactgaattatAATGTTTATGcatttctgcactgtcaatttgaaatatgtgcttttttatctgattcatcgattaatcggaaaaataatcaacatatTAATCAgttatttaaataattgttagttgcagccctactcaGCAGTTATCAAAGTTTTAACCCCATTGTATGTGTATATTTTATTATCCATGTTGATGAAATACGTTGTTAAATAAAccctaaaaaaatactactgCTAATCATCtgcttttgaaataatttatacTTCAGACTTTATGGACATCCTGTATCATAACATTTTATGAGCTAACATGCATACCCATGTCATCATCTGCTTCGAGGGAGGCTGAAGGGACGAGAGGGGTCGGCCCGGTCTGAGGGGGCACAGCGGGACGACTGTTTTTGATGCCTTCTTTCTTACTAAAATTCATAAACGCATTAGCTGATCAGACAATGCATCATTTACCTTTGAACTGCATTAATAAACATGTCATAAAGGCATAAGTCACAATATGTCATGACAAGGATGGTTAATGGATATAAATGGCTGTAAAGGACACATCCTGTATACTTGCAGACATTATTATGCATTACAATAGGATAGTGAAGCAGCACTATCTAGTGGGGGCGTTGGTAAATTACAGTTTCAGTTCATAAAAGAGTTTTAAGAATATGATAACAGTATTTCGCTGGTGTTTTACCAACACAAAAATATCAATTACACCAACGAAAATAAAACTGTGGCCAAAGTATGCCAGTAGAAAACTATTTTATCCTGATCTATTATGCAATCTGGTCTGGTGATTTGTTGATCGTTTTAGACAATTTTTTATCATCTTTTGGAACATTTCTACAATGAATGCTATCCTGCTGCGTGGTAAAATTACTGACCCAGGCTTCTTTCTCTCCTTCTTGGCAATGAGCGCCTCTTTGCCGCTTTTGCTCTTCTTGGAAATCTGAAGCACGGCAGGCTCGGTGGGTTCCTCCGCTCCCATTTTCTTCTTGtgcttttccttcttcttctccttcttctcccGCTCTTTCTTCTTGGGCTTGCAGACCTGAGGCTGAGAGAGTGCGGCCAGTTGCTCGTGGACAGCTTTGAGCTGGAGAGGACGCAAAGAAAATGTGGTCTACAAACACACGGAGCCAACAGCCTCGTAGACCCTCCCCTCATCGATTTTCAAAGTGTTGTAtttgtaccactagtggtacagcGGCTCTCTCCATTCATGTAGTGACAAAATCAGAAGAGAAATacatagaatattttttttttactaggtTTTCACGACCCACTGAAAATGGTTTTGCGACCCACTTTTGGatcccgacccaccagttgagaatcatcGGTTTAGAGACcatgtttaacttaaaattgttcaaatcctcagaatttctgcctttcaacagtaaatattcttacttttctgtagtccttcatgaaagcagatGATCTTAGTgtataatcaaaataagacatttgtaaacatatttttatttttgaaaacaatgataaacatttttgcctatttagATAAAATTTTTATCTAAATTCCACATTTTAATGGAatcattaagtacagtttttttatttagctaCATTTAAACAGTATTATTGTTAAAACTGTACGTATTGTTACAGTGgctaacaaaaatattaaatagaatttttaggaataaaaagcTCTGCCTCAATTTTGATGAACAATTGGGCCCACTCTGCTATTGCATTTTAACGTTGGTCGTTgcagtggtacttggagagccgtGTGTTtatttgaggtggtacttggtgtaaaaaagcttgaaaaccGCTGCGCTAACCTGTTCCTGTAGCACAGCCAATCGCTGCTGCCTCTCTTGATCAGAGTCTCCCACTGAGGACTCGGATTCAGACAAACTGGAACTGCTGTCTTCCGACACAatgggaggcggcggcggcgcttgTCGAGTGGAGGGGGCAGGGTGGAGGACAGATGACGGTGTGGGAACCGGGGCGGCCTCCTCCGGCTCATCGGGCATCTTGGCAAAACGCATCTCAAAGACGTCCTGTGAAGAGGTGGAAG containing:
- the LOC133477284 gene encoding bromodomain-containing protein 4-like isoform X2 codes for the protein MGDGLEPGSSHNPPSAPQPHILNPAPPEIGNSTRPKRQTNQLQYLLKVVLKTLWKHQFAWPFHSPVDVIKLNLPDYYKIIKTPMDMGTIKKRLENHYYKNAQECIHDFNTMFTNCYIYNKPNDDIVLMAKALEKLFLQKITQMPQEETEIAVVAKGRRGIKREPAPISMSESSQDLSSPSSTPHTRSFSSPSTLPQTHASSTPPALAQPPRVPTTPTAHAPHLGPPYPLSIGGILPQGMTAVAPPAVTHPGLHPSPMLQNAPALIKQRKSQKRKADTTTPTANDQLSESSPVSAETRTRRETSRPSKQPNRDPSQPDSQHHLVGGLETGGMLTPKRQDQLHFCSLLVKEMLSKKHFAYSWPFHLPVDAKALGLHDYHDIIKHPMDLSTIKKKLDNRQYRDPQEFAADVRLMFSNCYKYNPPGHDVVAMARKLQDVFEMRFAKMPDEPEEAAPVPTPSSVLHPAPSTRQAPPPPPIVSEDSSSSLSESESSVGDSDQERQQRLAVLQEQLKAVHEQLAALSQPQVCKPKKKEREKKEKKKEKHKKKMGAEEPTEPAVLQISKKSKSGKEALIAKKERKKPGKKEGIKNSRPAVPPQTGPTPLVPSASLEADDDMDLFGSAAAVGGKPMSYEEKRQLSLDINKLPGDKLGRVVHIIQTREPSMKNSNPDEIEIDFETLKPSTLRELEKYVSSCLKRKKKSSEKPLEMTNVTKLKTGSSSSGSSDSSDSEDSDNAGLVPKQQKTLSNKDTKRTQQQPVTSVAGPVVPHPQVVQTKPPFIAPPTVPVSVPLSVPVPVPALESSQLLSAGFDPLAHFMNPHITQPNTESGPVITAACPPLTSGLLNVNAPVGPTPSDTHPFLNQHPIIPGPAIHSALPQQPSRPSSHAAPLPPKNSQPPPSSLLSLPTPPPQLQSSLPLPLPQPAPRPRVPSPPSHGILGTLSAQPPQALLEDDDEPTPVNIETPPLSQVQSFLQSLQPRLSGQVHSLHLPTQGAAQLVPSMQAAMTPAPAAMHRHSSAHAHTQQSYPQALATAVQQQKGASLQQKLQQLQQHQQQHQQQQQQQQQQQPSPRIKAEPLSTGCLRDSPSPLMMHCPLMPQFQTTGQQSPSQIKKKDQRSNLVKVEKPSHSPVLTPSPFSPAIRLDTQKHDSKHRLDVKSSDGARPSSRLPDSLVQCPQQDTKVKQEPKTPTAPKRAPDVKLKNMGSWASLAQRSQSTPASAVRSSSDSFEQFRRAAREKEERERQLKAQAQLARKEQEKLRRDDDDTVEHARRAQEDTRRRQEQQQPSPLAPTPPASTPPTHSPQPPAVPPPAPSPTSSAAQNALDQQREMARRREQERRRREAMADTIDINFQSDLMAIFEENLF
- the LOC133477284 gene encoding bromodomain-containing protein 4-like isoform X1; protein product: MGDGLEPGSSHNPPSAPQPHILNPAPPEIGNSTRPKRQTNQLQYLLKVVLKTLWKHQFAWPFHSPVDVIKLNLPDYYKIIKTPMDMGTIKKRLENHYYKNAQECIHDFNTMFTNCYIYNKPNDDIVLMAKALEKLFLQKITQMPQEETEIAVVAKGRRGIKREPAPISMSESSQDLSSPSSTPHTRSFSSPSTLPQTHASSTPPALAQPPRVPTTPTAHAPHLGPPYPLSIGGILPQGMTAVAPPAVTHPGLHPSPMLQNAPALIKQRKSQKRKADTTTPTANDQLSESSPVSAETRTRRETSRPSKQPNRDPSQPDSQHHLVGGLETGGMLTPKRQDQLHFCSLLVKEMLSKKHFAYSWPFHLPVDAKALGLHDYHDIIKHPMDLSTIKKKLDNRQYRDPQEFAADVRLMFSNCYKYNPPGHDVVAMARKLQDVFEMRFAKMPDEPEEAAPVPTPSSVLHPAPSTRQAPPPPPIVSEDSSSSLSESESSVGDSDQERQQRLAVLQEQLKAVHEQLAALSQPQVCKPKKKEREKKEKKKEKHKKKMGAEEPTEPAVLQISKKSKSGKEALIAKKERKKPGKKEGIKNSRPAVPPQTGPTPLVPSASLEADDDMADLFGSAAAVGGKPMSYEEKRQLSLDINKLPGDKLGRVVHIIQTREPSMKNSNPDEIEIDFETLKPSTLRELEKYVSSCLKRKKKSSEKPLEMTNVTKLKTGSSSSGSSDSSDSEDSDNAGLVPKQQKTLSNKDTKRTQQQPVTSVAGPVVPHPQVVQTKPPFIAPPTVPVSVPLSVPVPVPALESSQLLSAGFDPLAHFMNPHITQPNTESGPVITAACPPLTSGLLNVNAPVGPTPSDTHPFLNQHPIIPGPAIHSALPQQPSRPSSHAAPLPPKNSQPPPSSLLSLPTPPPQLQSSLPLPLPQPAPRPRVPSPPSHGILGTLSAQPPQALLEDDDEPTPVNIETPPLSQVQSFLQSLQPRLSGQVHSLHLPTQGAAQLVPSMQAAMTPAPAAMHRHSSAHAHTQQSYPQALATAVQQQKGASLQQKLQQLQQHQQQHQQQQQQQQQQQPSPRIKAEPLSTGCLRDSPSPLMMHCPLMPQFQTTGQQSPSQIKKKDQRSNLVKVEKPSHSPVLTPSPFSPAIRLDTQKHDSKHRLDVKSSDGARPSSRLPDSLVQCPQQDTKVKQEPKTPTAPKRAPDVKLKNMGSWASLAQRSQSTPASAVRSSSDSFEQFRRAAREKEERERQLKAQAQLARKEQEKLRRDDDDTVEHARRAQEDTRRRQEQQQPSPLAPTPPASTPPTHSPQPPAVPPPAPSPTSSAAQNALDQQREMARRREQERRRREAMADTIDINFQSDLMAIFEENLF